The Deltaproteobacteria bacterium DNA window GAATTCATCGACTTGGCCGTGGATTTCATCCGGATGTATGCCGACCGATGCCACCACGGAAAGGAGGAAGACATCCTCTTCCGGGACCTGGGGCAAAAGCCCTTATCCGCTGAGCATAAACGGATCGTGGAGGAACTGGTGGA harbors:
- a CDS encoding cation-binding protein: MLPIAPLMIEHRLIEKMIGIIQKEIDRAELQKRIDPEFIDLAVDFIRMYADRCHHGKEEDILFRDLGQKPLSAEHKRIVEELV